The Ictidomys tridecemlineatus isolate mIctTri1 chromosome 6, mIctTri1.hap1, whole genome shotgun sequence genome includes a region encoding these proteins:
- the Pou4f1 gene encoding POU domain, class 4, transcription factor 1 isoform X2, with the protein MMSMNSKQPHFAMHPTLPEHKYPSLHSSSEAIRRACLPTPPLQSNLFASLDETLLARAEALAAVDIAVSQGKSHPFKPDATYHTMNSVPCTSTSTVPLAHHHHHHHHHQALEPGDLLDHISSPSLALMAGAGGAGAAGGGGGAHDGPGGGGGPGGGGGPGGGGPGGGGGGGGPGGGGGGPGGGLLGGSAHPHPHMHGLGHLSHPAAAAAMNMPSGLPHPGLVAAAAHHGAAAAAAAAAAGQVAAASAAAAVVGAAGLASICDSDTDPRELEAFAERFKQRRIKLGVTQADVGSALANLKIPGVGSLSQSTICRFESLTLSHNNMIALKPILQAWLEEAEGAQREKMNKPELFNGGEKKRKRTSIAAPEKRSLEAYFAVQPRPSSEKIAAIAEKLDLKKNVVPFLPLLENLKSLKC; encoded by the exons ATGATGTCCATGAACAGCAAGCAGCCACACTTTGCCATGCATCCCACCCTCCCTGAGCACAAGTATCCGTCGCTGCACTCCAGCTCCGAGGCCATCCGGCGGGCCTGCCTGCCCACGCCGCCG CTGCAGAGCAACCTCTTCGCCAGCCTGGACGAGACACTGCTGGCGCGGGCCGAGGCGCTGGCGGCCGTGGACATCGCGGTGTCCCAGGGCAAGAGCCACCCTTTCAAGCCGGACGCCACCTACCACACGATGAACAGCGTGCCATGCACGTCCACATCCACCGTGCCGCTGgcgcaccaccaccaccatcaccaccaccaccaggcaTTAGAGCCAGGAGACCTGCTGGACCACATCTCGTCCCCTTCGCTCGCGCTCATGGCTGGAGCTGGCGGCGCGGGCGCTGCGGGTGGTGGTGGAGGCGCCCACGACGGCCCCGGGGGCGGCGGTGGCCCCGGGGGCGGCGGTGGCCCAGGTGGCGGCGGCcccgggggcggcggcggcggtggtgGCCCAGGGGGCGGTGGCGGCGGCCCGGGTGGCGGGCTCCTAGGCGGCTCAGCACACCCTCATCCGCACATGCACGGCCTGGGCCACCTGTCGCACCCGGCAGCGGCGGCTGCCATGAACATGCCGTCCGGGCTGCCTCACCCCGGGCTGGTGGCAGCGGCCGCGCACCACGGCGCTGCAGCAgcagcggcagcggcagcggcTGGGCAGGTGGCTGCAGCGTCCGCAGCGGCGGCAGTGGTGGGCGCGGCGGGCCTGGCGTCGATCTGCGACTCGGACACGGACCCGCGCGAGCTCGAAGCGTTTGCTGAACGCTTCAAGCAGAGGCGCATCAAGCTGGGCGTGACGCAGGCCGACGTGGGCTCGGCGCTGGCCAACCTCAAGATCCCGGGCGTGGGATCGCTCAGCCAGAGCACCATCTGCAGGTTCGAGTCGCTCACGCTCTCGCACAACAACATGATTGCGCTCAAGCCCATCCTTCAGGCTTGGCTAGAGGAAGCCGAGGGTGCCCAGCGGGAGAAAATGAACAAGCCTGAGCTCTTCAACGGCGGGGAGAAGAAGCGCAAGCGGACTTCCATCGCCGCGCCAGAGAAGCGCTCCCTCGAGGCCTACTTCGCTGTACAACCCCGGCCCTCGTCGGAGAAGATTGCAGCCATCGCTGAGAAACTGGACCTCAAAAAGAACGTG
- the Pou4f1 gene encoding POU domain, class 4, transcription factor 1 isoform X1 — protein MMSMNSKQPHFAMHPTLPEHKYPSLHSSSEAIRRACLPTPPLQSNLFASLDETLLARAEALAAVDIAVSQGKSHPFKPDATYHTMNSVPCTSTSTVPLAHHHHHHHHHQALEPGDLLDHISSPSLALMAGAGGAGAAGGGGGAHDGPGGGGGPGGGGGPGGGGPGGGGGGGGPGGGGGGPGGGLLGGSAHPHPHMHGLGHLSHPAAAAAMNMPSGLPHPGLVAAAAHHGAAAAAAAAAAGQVAAASAAAAVVGAAGLASICDSDTDPRELEAFAERFKQRRIKLGVTQADVGSALANLKIPGVGSLSQSTICRFESLTLSHNNMIALKPILQAWLEEAEGAQREKMNKPELFNGGEKKRKRTSIAAPEKRSLEAYFAVQPRPSSEKIAAIAEKLDLKKNVVRVWFCNQRQKQKRMKFSATY, from the exons ATGATGTCCATGAACAGCAAGCAGCCACACTTTGCCATGCATCCCACCCTCCCTGAGCACAAGTATCCGTCGCTGCACTCCAGCTCCGAGGCCATCCGGCGGGCCTGCCTGCCCACGCCGCCG CTGCAGAGCAACCTCTTCGCCAGCCTGGACGAGACACTGCTGGCGCGGGCCGAGGCGCTGGCGGCCGTGGACATCGCGGTGTCCCAGGGCAAGAGCCACCCTTTCAAGCCGGACGCCACCTACCACACGATGAACAGCGTGCCATGCACGTCCACATCCACCGTGCCGCTGgcgcaccaccaccaccatcaccaccaccaccaggcaTTAGAGCCAGGAGACCTGCTGGACCACATCTCGTCCCCTTCGCTCGCGCTCATGGCTGGAGCTGGCGGCGCGGGCGCTGCGGGTGGTGGTGGAGGCGCCCACGACGGCCCCGGGGGCGGCGGTGGCCCCGGGGGCGGCGGTGGCCCAGGTGGCGGCGGCcccgggggcggcggcggcggtggtgGCCCAGGGGGCGGTGGCGGCGGCCCGGGTGGCGGGCTCCTAGGCGGCTCAGCACACCCTCATCCGCACATGCACGGCCTGGGCCACCTGTCGCACCCGGCAGCGGCGGCTGCCATGAACATGCCGTCCGGGCTGCCTCACCCCGGGCTGGTGGCAGCGGCCGCGCACCACGGCGCTGCAGCAgcagcggcagcggcagcggcTGGGCAGGTGGCTGCAGCGTCCGCAGCGGCGGCAGTGGTGGGCGCGGCGGGCCTGGCGTCGATCTGCGACTCGGACACGGACCCGCGCGAGCTCGAAGCGTTTGCTGAACGCTTCAAGCAGAGGCGCATCAAGCTGGGCGTGACGCAGGCCGACGTGGGCTCGGCGCTGGCCAACCTCAAGATCCCGGGCGTGGGATCGCTCAGCCAGAGCACCATCTGCAGGTTCGAGTCGCTCACGCTCTCGCACAACAACATGATTGCGCTCAAGCCCATCCTTCAGGCTTGGCTAGAGGAAGCCGAGGGTGCCCAGCGGGAGAAAATGAACAAGCCTGAGCTCTTCAACGGCGGGGAGAAGAAGCGCAAGCGGACTTCCATCGCCGCGCCAGAGAAGCGCTCCCTCGAGGCCTACTTCGCTGTACAACCCCGGCCCTCGTCGGAGAAGATTGCAGCCATCGCTGAGAAACTGGACCTCAAAAAGAACGTGGTGCGGGTGTGGTTTTGCAACCAGAGACAGAAGCAGAAGCGGATGAAATTCTCCGCCACTTACTGA